A genomic region of Rheinheimera sp. MMS21-TC3 contains the following coding sequences:
- a CDS encoding S9 family peptidase codes for MKYSALLVSLFFSGTALANAPLSVEHLNQVNNLYDVALSPDGRYVAYGQSNGGFSPADTSSDLYLIDLAKQNTLTRLTQSQGREHNLQWSAQSDSLYFITNRSGSNQVWQLALSGGEALQVTDLPVPVSGFIVSADGKQIVLELSVKPGCEKLACTMAAKQADSAKKDSAMAYDQLMVRHWDTWLDGYRNQLHIAALGQGVVKDARNLMPEWDTDIAGITEVAFTPDNQRLVFSAKIPSADQAWHTNFDIFMVSINGGEKQNLTAANSAWDAAPSFSADGRFMAYKAMKKPQAEADRFGLMLLDMVTGQRKELAADFDRSIIDYKFGPDNRTIFVTTQDVGQRSIYAISTSFGDVRKVYGDGTAGSLQIAGDKLVFTNHKLDFPTEAFQLNLDGTELTQLTDINADWRNAVQFGDYEQFNFSGANDETVYGYLVKPWNFDPKKKYPMAFLVHGGPQGSFGNMFNVRWNAQMYAAQGYAVVMVDFHGSTGYGQAFTDSISRDWGDKPLQDLQKGFAHIVKTQPWIDGDRACALGASYGGYMMNWIAGNWPTGFKCLINHAGLYDMPSFYGSTEELWFPERDLGGPVWQEGSDYNKFNPAAFADKWQTPMLVIHGLKDYRVPYAQGLGAFTNLQRKGIDSRLVIFPDENHWILNKDNRVRWYNEVFQWLEKYTKAN; via the coding sequence ATGAAATATTCAGCCTTGCTGGTATCACTATTTTTCAGTGGTACGGCGTTAGCTAATGCGCCATTGAGTGTCGAGCATTTAAACCAAGTTAATAATCTTTATGATGTTGCCTTATCGCCAGATGGTCGCTATGTAGCTTACGGTCAAAGCAATGGCGGCTTTAGCCCCGCTGATACCAGTAGTGACTTATATTTAATTGACTTAGCCAAACAAAATACTTTAACGCGTTTAACGCAAAGCCAAGGCCGTGAACATAATCTGCAATGGTCAGCTCAGAGCGATAGTTTATACTTTATTACTAATCGAAGTGGTTCTAATCAAGTATGGCAATTAGCCTTATCGGGCGGTGAAGCACTGCAAGTAACCGACTTACCTGTGCCAGTTTCGGGTTTTATCGTGTCAGCCGATGGTAAGCAGATCGTGTTAGAGCTGTCGGTTAAGCCGGGGTGTGAAAAGCTAGCTTGTACTATGGCTGCTAAACAAGCCGATAGCGCTAAAAAAGACAGTGCCATGGCTTATGATCAGTTAATGGTAAGACATTGGGATACTTGGCTAGACGGCTATCGTAATCAATTACATATAGCGGCTTTAGGCCAAGGTGTTGTTAAAGATGCACGTAACTTAATGCCGGAATGGGATACTGATATCGCCGGTATCACTGAGGTGGCTTTTACACCCGATAACCAACGCTTAGTATTTAGTGCCAAAATTCCATCTGCTGATCAAGCTTGGCACACTAACTTTGATATTTTTATGGTGTCGATAAATGGTGGTGAAAAGCAAAACTTAACAGCGGCTAACTCAGCTTGGGATGCGGCGCCTTCTTTCTCCGCTGATGGCCGTTTTATGGCGTATAAAGCCATGAAAAAGCCACAAGCAGAAGCCGATCGCTTTGGCTTAATGCTGTTAGATATGGTGACCGGGCAGCGTAAAGAGTTAGCAGCTGACTTTGATCGCTCTATCATTGACTATAAATTTGGTCCAGATAATCGGACTATTTTTGTTACGACCCAAGATGTAGGCCAACGCAGTATTTATGCTATTAGCACCAGTTTTGGTGATGTACGTAAAGTCTATGGTGATGGGACAGCTGGCTCACTGCAAATTGCGGGTGATAAATTAGTTTTTACTAACCATAAGTTAGATTTTCCAACCGAAGCCTTCCAACTAAACTTAGATGGTACTGAGTTAACTCAATTAACCGATATTAATGCCGACTGGCGTAATGCGGTGCAATTTGGTGACTATGAACAATTTAACTTTAGCGGCGCGAATGATGAAACGGTTTATGGTTACTTAGTTAAGCCTTGGAACTTTGATCCGAAAAAGAAATATCCAATGGCATTCTTAGTTCATGGCGGCCCCCAAGGTAGCTTTGGTAATATGTTTAATGTGCGTTGGAATGCCCAGATGTATGCCGCTCAAGGCTATGCGGTGGTTATGGTCGACTTCCACGGCTCGACAGGGTATGGCCAAGCTTTTACCGACTCTATTAGTCGCGATTGGGGCGATAAGCCGTTACAAGATTTACAAAAAGGCTTTGCTCATATAGTAAAAACCCAACCTTGGATTGATGGCGACCGTGCTTGTGCCTTGGGTGCATCTTATGGTGGCTATATGATGAACTGGATTGCAGGTAATTGGCCAACCGGTTTTAAGTGTTTAATAAATCATGCTGGTTTATATGATATGCCAAGCTTTTATGGCAGTACTGAAGAGCTATGGTTTCCAGAGCGTGATTTAGGCGGCCCAGTATGGCAAGAGGGGTCTGATTACAATAAATTTAATCCGGCCGCATTTGCTGATAAATGGCAAACGCCAATGTTAGTTATTCATGGCTTAAAAGATTATCGTGTTCCTTATGCTCAAGGTTTAGGTGCTTTTACTAACTTACAGCGCAAAGGTATTGATTCACGGTTAGTTATCTTTCCTGATGAAAATCACTGGATCTTAAATAAAGATAATCGGGTGCGTTGGTATAACGAAGTGTTTCAATGGTTAGAGAAATATACTAAAGCTAATTAA
- a CDS encoding uracil-DNA glycosylase family protein → MANFSTLMQQVRQCSLCQDNLPLLAKPILQASVNAKILIAGQAPGVKAHNSGVPFDDASGKRLRQWLGLNSEQFYNPELIAILPMGFCYPGKGKSGDLAPRPECAPAWRQQLLDQISQIKLTVIIGQYAIKWHKPQFKGTVTAAVEQSLQQLADDSDNNTLVLPHPSPRNNIWLKKHLWFEQQLLPLLQKKISQLI, encoded by the coding sequence GTGGCTAACTTTTCAACGCTTATGCAGCAAGTGCGGCAATGTAGCTTGTGTCAGGATAATTTACCCTTATTGGCAAAACCCATTTTACAAGCAAGTGTTAACGCAAAAATTCTAATTGCCGGTCAAGCACCTGGAGTAAAAGCCCATAACAGTGGTGTTCCCTTTGATGATGCTAGCGGTAAACGTTTACGGCAATGGCTAGGGCTAAATTCAGAGCAGTTTTATAATCCCGAACTTATTGCCATATTACCGATGGGTTTTTGTTACCCTGGCAAGGGAAAAAGTGGTGATTTAGCGCCACGACCTGAATGTGCCCCAGCTTGGCGACAACAGCTGTTAGATCAAATATCTCAAATTAAACTGACTGTTATTATTGGCCAATACGCGATTAAATGGCACAAGCCTCAGTTTAAAGGCACGGTTACCGCCGCAGTGGAACAAAGCTTACAACAGCTTGCTGATGACAGCGACAACAACACCCTAGTACTGCCGCACCCCAGTCCTAGAAATAATATTTGGTTAAAGAAACACCTTTGGTTTGAACAGCAGTTGCTGCCGCTGCTACAAAAAAAGATTAGCCAGCTAATTTAA
- a CDS encoding acetyl-CoA C-acyltransferase, with protein MKLSEVVIVGAARTAIGSFAGSLASLTPAELGTAAAKSAIERAKVSSADIDHAVFGHIITTSAADAYLARDIALQSGLLPSSVAFNVNRLCGSAVQSVISAVQLIQLGQSQIALAGGAESMSNGAYLLPKVRQGLRMGHSNVADLTLGILSDPFGSGHMGLTAETIANQYGFTRTDLDAYAVQSHQRASYAQQQGYFTAQIVPVKVKYGRQESVFSSDEHLRPDTSLASLAKLKPAFKADGVVTAANASGLNDAAAALVLTSVAEAEKRGLTPQARILGYSFAGVEPSLMGLGPIPAVQKLLKQTGIKLEDIAVIESNEAFAAQAMAVSQSLGLDPVKVNPNGGAIALGHPVGATGSILIIKLLAELQRINGRYGLVTMCIGGGQGIALLIEAF; from the coding sequence ATGAAACTATCTGAGGTGGTAATTGTTGGTGCAGCTCGAACGGCTATAGGCAGTTTTGCGGGCAGTTTGGCCAGTTTAACACCTGCAGAATTGGGCACAGCAGCAGCAAAATCTGCTATTGAGCGTGCTAAGGTTAGCTCTGCAGATATCGATCATGCTGTGTTTGGTCATATTATTACCACTAGTGCCGCTGATGCTTACTTGGCTAGAGATATAGCTTTACAAAGTGGTTTGTTGCCAAGCTCGGTGGCCTTTAATGTTAATAGGCTTTGTGGTTCAGCTGTGCAATCAGTTATATCAGCTGTGCAGCTTATCCAGTTAGGGCAAAGTCAGATTGCTTTAGCGGGTGGTGCTGAAAGTATGAGTAATGGTGCTTATTTACTGCCTAAGGTCCGCCAAGGGCTAAGAATGGGCCATAGCAATGTTGCTGATCTGACCCTTGGTATTTTAAGTGATCCTTTTGGCAGTGGCCATATGGGACTGACGGCTGAAACCATTGCCAACCAATATGGCTTTACCCGAACGGATTTAGATGCTTATGCTGTGCAAAGCCATCAGCGAGCATCTTATGCGCAGCAGCAAGGCTATTTTACGGCACAAATAGTGCCTGTTAAGGTTAAATATGGGCGACAAGAGAGTGTTTTTAGCTCAGACGAACACTTACGTCCTGATACGTCTTTAGCCAGCTTAGCTAAGCTAAAACCCGCTTTTAAAGCCGATGGCGTGGTCACTGCTGCCAATGCTTCGGGTTTAAATGATGCCGCAGCAGCATTAGTATTAACGAGTGTGGCTGAAGCAGAAAAGCGAGGTTTAACGCCTCAAGCAAGGATACTAGGTTATAGCTTTGCTGGAGTTGAGCCAAGTTTAATGGGGTTAGGCCCCATACCTGCAGTACAAAAGTTGCTTAAGCAAACCGGAATTAAGCTAGAAGATATTGCCGTTATTGAATCTAATGAAGCTTTTGCTGCGCAAGCAATGGCCGTAAGCCAAAGCTTGGGACTAGACCCAGTTAAAGTTAACCCTAATGGTGGGGCTATCGCCTTAGGCCATCCTGTTGGTGCAACCGGCTCGATATTAATTATTAAATTATTAGCCGAGTTACAACGAATTAACGGCCGTTATGGTTTAGTCACTATGTGCATTGGTGGCGGCCAAGGTATAGCCTTGTTAATAGAAGCCTTTTAA
- a CDS encoding J domain-containing protein: MINHFRVLGIKTNATDDEIKKAYRRQANKYHPDKLFGLSEQELQYAAAQLQRVTTAYNVLSDPKQKAAFIKDFNNVIVPDPTSAMQELWDQFYP; this comes from the coding sequence ATGATTAATCACTTTCGGGTACTTGGCATTAAAACTAATGCCACAGATGATGAGATTAAGAAAGCTTATCGACGCCAAGCCAATAAGTATCATCCAGATAAGTTATTTGGTTTATCTGAGCAAGAGCTCCAATATGCTGCAGCACAATTACAACGTGTCACTACCGCTTACAATGTATTATCAGATCCAAAGCAAAAAGCAGCTTTTATTAAAGATTTTAATAACGTAATAGTACCCGACCCAACTTCAGCAATGCAGGAGTTATGGGACCAATTTTATCCGTGA
- a CDS encoding fumarate hydratase yields the protein MTVIRQQDFIDSIEDALQYISYYHPLDFIKALETAYHKEQNQAAKDAIAQILINSRMSAEGHRPICQDTGIVTCFVKIGMDVKWDKTDLTVQQMVDEGTRRAYLNPDNPLRASIVADPAGARKNTKDNTPAVVHIDLVAGDQVEVMIAAKGGGSENKTKMAMLNPSDSIVDWVLETLPKMGAGWCPPGMLGIGIGGTAEKAAVLAKESLMDPVDIQQLIDKGAETADEKLRLELYEKVNKLGIGAQGLGGLTTVVDVKINSVPTHAASLPVVMIPNCAATRHVHFHLDGSGPADIKPPKLEDWPQVTWELGSKVRRVNLDQVTPEEVQTWRAGETVLLSGKMLTGRDAAHKRIADMLSKGEALPEGVDFKNRFIYYVGPVDAVGDEVVGPAGPTTATRMDKFTDMMLGQAGLLGMIGKSERGDKTVASIKQHKAVYLMAVGGAAYLVSKAIKKSRVVAFADLGMEAIYEFDVEDMPVTVAVDSEGNNVHQQGPAIWKVNIENMAAK from the coding sequence ATGACGGTCATTCGCCAGCAAGACTTTATTGATAGCATTGAAGATGCATTGCAGTATATCTCTTATTATCATCCACTGGATTTTATTAAAGCATTAGAAACGGCTTATCACAAAGAGCAAAACCAAGCGGCTAAAGATGCGATAGCGCAAATTTTAATAAACTCGCGCATGTCAGCTGAAGGCCACAGACCTATTTGTCAGGATACAGGCATAGTGACTTGTTTTGTTAAAATTGGTATGGATGTGAAATGGGATAAAACGGATTTAACTGTACAACAAATGGTTGATGAAGGTACGCGTCGTGCCTATTTAAACCCAGACAATCCATTACGAGCTTCTATTGTTGCCGACCCTGCTGGCGCACGTAAAAACACTAAAGACAATACACCTGCAGTTGTCCATATTGATCTGGTGGCTGGCGATCAAGTGGAAGTGATGATTGCAGCTAAAGGCGGTGGCTCAGAAAACAAAACTAAAATGGCGATGCTTAACCCGTCAGATTCTATTGTTGACTGGGTATTAGAGACCTTACCAAAAATGGGTGCCGGCTGGTGTCCACCAGGTATGTTAGGCATAGGCATTGGCGGAACGGCAGAAAAAGCGGCCGTGTTAGCCAAAGAGTCGTTAATGGACCCTGTTGATATTCAACAGCTAATAGATAAAGGCGCAGAAACGGCTGATGAAAAACTGCGTTTAGAGCTGTATGAAAAAGTCAATAAGCTGGGTATAGGTGCGCAAGGTTTAGGCGGCTTAACAACGGTTGTTGATGTTAAAATTAATAGTGTGCCAACCCATGCTGCAAGCTTACCTGTAGTGATGATCCCAAACTGTGCTGCTACTCGCCATGTTCATTTTCATTTAGACGGCAGTGGCCCTGCGGATATTAAACCGCCTAAATTAGAAGATTGGCCACAAGTGACTTGGGAGCTTGGCAGCAAAGTACGTCGAGTTAACTTAGACCAAGTGACACCAGAAGAAGTACAAACCTGGCGCGCTGGCGAAACTGTTTTATTAAGCGGTAAAATGCTTACCGGCCGTGATGCAGCACATAAACGCATTGCTGATATGCTAAGCAAAGGCGAAGCTTTACCAGAGGGTGTCGACTTTAAAAATCGCTTTATTTACTACGTTGGCCCAGTGGATGCAGTGGGTGATGAGGTAGTTGGCCCAGCTGGCCCAACTACAGCGACACGGATGGATAAGTTTACCGATATGATGCTAGGCCAAGCTGGTTTGTTAGGTATGATTGGTAAATCAGAGCGGGGTGATAAAACCGTTGCCAGTATAAAACAACATAAAGCCGTATATTTAATGGCTGTTGGCGGCGCGGCTTACTTAGTGTCTAAAGCCATTAAAAAGTCTCGTGTTGTTGCTTTTGCCGATTTAGGTATGGAAGCCATTTATGAGTTTGATGTTGAAGATATGCCGGTTACTGTTGCGGTGGACTCCGAAGGGAATAATGTCCATCAACAAGGGCCTGCTATCTGGAAAGTAAACATAGAAAATATGGCAGCAAAATAA
- a CDS encoding high-potential iron-sulfur protein: MKTDRRRFLKLSAGGLVGLSVGGVSLKAFAAEQLDPENPQAKALQYTHESVKEGSNCANCALIQGAEGEEWRPCAIFPGKLVHSNGWCAAWAKKPV, encoded by the coding sequence ATGAAAACTGATAGAAGACGTTTTTTAAAGTTATCTGCCGGTGGTCTGGTCGGCTTAAGTGTGGGCGGTGTTAGCCTTAAAGCTTTTGCTGCAGAGCAACTGGATCCTGAAAACCCACAGGCAAAAGCATTACAATATACTCATGAGTCAGTTAAAGAAGGCTCAAACTGTGCTAACTGCGCCTTAATTCAGGGGGCAGAGGGTGAGGAATGGCGTCCTTGTGCAATTTTCCCAGGCAAGCTAGTACATAGTAATGGTTGGTGTGCTGCATGGGCGAAAAAGCCAGTATAA
- the pabB gene encoding aminodeoxychorismate synthase component I, which yields MQQHLIQDEIPNNLLHYFSYFADKPWSMLLDSAANQHINSRYDILVAKPIATLQASNGQVTLVDLQTNTQTEGAPFALLQQGLNQFFPNKVATELPFIGGALGYFGYDLGRYIETLPSLAKQDIDLPDMAIGFYTWALILDKQQQQLWCVDYNGNAQERWQNLKQTFNSNNNASTAAPKPRPFSLTSQWQSNMDKASYQQKFEQIQQYLLSGDCYQINLAQRFNAHYQGDEWQAYLKLRDSNAAPFSAFIRTEQGCVLSVSPERLLQLHNKQVETKPIKGTRPRGFCAMTDEIEVNNLRNSAKDRAENVMIVDLLRNDIGKVCQPGSVAVPSLFAIESFPAVHHLVSTITGTLADNYTAVDLLQAAFPGGSITGAPKVRAMEIIEQLEPHRRSVYCGSIGYINANGDMDSNITIRTLVCNQQQIYCWAGGGIVADSNVDSEFQETLDKVNKILPTLQSNRCE from the coding sequence ATGCAGCAACATCTAATTCAAGACGAAATACCAAACAATTTACTCCATTATTTTAGCTATTTTGCTGATAAGCCTTGGTCTATGCTGTTAGACTCAGCAGCAAATCAGCATATTAATAGCCGATACGATATTCTCGTTGCCAAGCCCATAGCCACTTTGCAAGCTAGCAATGGCCAAGTGACTTTAGTTGATTTGCAAACAAATACTCAAACAGAAGGCGCGCCTTTTGCGTTATTGCAGCAAGGTTTAAATCAGTTTTTTCCTAATAAAGTTGCTACCGAACTACCCTTTATAGGCGGTGCCTTAGGTTACTTCGGTTACGATTTAGGCCGCTATATTGAAACCCTACCTAGCCTAGCCAAACAAGATATCGACTTACCCGATATGGCTATCGGCTTTTATACTTGGGCGCTAATATTAGATAAACAGCAACAACAGCTATGGTGTGTAGACTATAACGGTAACGCACAAGAGCGGTGGCAAAACCTAAAACAGACTTTTAACTCAAATAATAATGCAAGCACAGCTGCACCTAAGCCCCGGCCCTTTAGCTTAACTAGCCAGTGGCAATCTAATATGGATAAAGCGAGTTATCAGCAAAAATTTGAGCAAATTCAGCAGTATTTATTAAGCGGTGACTGCTATCAAATTAACTTAGCTCAGCGCTTTAATGCCCATTATCAAGGTGACGAATGGCAAGCTTATCTAAAACTACGCGATAGCAATGCTGCGCCTTTTTCGGCTTTTATTCGCACAGAGCAAGGCTGTGTATTAAGTGTTTCACCAGAGCGCCTGTTGCAGTTGCATAATAAGCAAGTTGAAACCAAGCCGATAAAAGGAACTCGGCCTCGTGGATTTTGCGCTATGACAGATGAAATAGAAGTCAATAATTTACGTAATTCAGCTAAAGATCGCGCCGAAAACGTGATGATTGTCGACTTATTGCGCAATGATATCGGCAAAGTATGCCAACCAGGTAGTGTGGCTGTACCTAGCTTATTTGCTATTGAAAGTTTCCCTGCAGTGCATCATTTAGTCAGTACCATAACAGGCACCTTAGCGGATAATTACACAGCCGTTGACTTGCTACAGGCTGCTTTTCCTGGCGGCTCTATTACCGGCGCACCTAAGGTGCGAGCTATGGAAATAATAGAGCAGCTAGAGCCACATCGTCGTTCAGTTTATTGTGGTAGCATCGGCTATATTAATGCTAACGGCGACATGGATAGCAATATCACTATTCGCACCCTTGTGTGTAATCAGCAACAAATTTATTGTTGGGCAGGTGGCGGAATTGTTGCCGACTCTAATGTTGACAGTGAGTTTCAAGAAACCTTAGATAAAGTCAATAAAATTTTACCTACCTTGCAATCGAACAGGTGTGAGTAA
- a CDS encoding CoA pyrophosphatase, which yields MQADEFRQRFMLHQAAQAEEGRASDIKQAAVLVPIIDYGTELTLLFTQRALHLRHHPGQISFPGGRIEPNETPAEAALREANEEIGLLSHNVDLLGTLPIQPTNTGFTIVPWVALVNPQPRWHIEPNEVADIFEVPLQHFLQQQNRHQFNLPLAGKIRQLHAMPYQGRFIWGATAAIMHRLCIQLL from the coding sequence ATGCAAGCTGATGAATTTCGACAACGCTTTATGTTACATCAAGCAGCCCAAGCTGAAGAAGGCAGAGCAAGCGATATAAAGCAAGCGGCGGTTTTAGTGCCTATTATCGATTACGGCACTGAATTAACCTTATTATTTACCCAGCGCGCCTTACATTTAAGGCATCATCCTGGCCAAATAAGTTTTCCTGGCGGGCGAATAGAACCTAATGAAACACCGGCTGAAGCAGCTTTACGTGAAGCAAATGAAGAAATTGGCCTACTAAGTCACAATGTTGACTTACTTGGCACCTTGCCAATTCAACCAACAAACACCGGTTTTACCATAGTGCCTTGGGTGGCTTTAGTTAACCCCCAGCCACGCTGGCATATAGAGCCAAATGAAGTTGCCGATATTTTTGAAGTACCATTACAGCACTTTTTACAGCAGCAAAACCGCCATCAATTTAATTTGCCTCTTGCCGGCAAAATAAGACAATTACACGCGATGCCCTATCAGGGTCGGTTTATATGGGGTGCGACAGCCGCAATTATGCACCGGCTGTGTATTCAGTTGCTTTAA